In Agrobacterium sp. RAC06, a single window of DNA contains:
- a CDS encoding L,D-transpeptidase family protein, which produces MFQRFALAVSLSLMSSTALAADGPLQIYISKAEQTLTVYDGDEVVATTKVSTGKPGHTTPSGIFSILEKRKYHESNLYSNAPMPFMQRLTWSGIALHEGKLPGYPASHGCVRLPNGFAKTLFSMTERGAHVIITDDAIAPKSITHANLFTPRLPVDDGGLLSDVELRPGRVEAGLGPVEVAMNAVPPRSGAETKVTIEEPPPLRILITRRTQRDVVSDVQRLLGTLGFDAGVSDGLLGTRTIAAVKAFKEKHEIAKDAQILSETFLGTLYMQAGEDHPPTGQLMIRQKFAPLFSAPVNIREPEKALGTHFIEATAVDRYKRKAEWRGVTLDDHLPASTQKRLGIVTPADDKSIFSAEAALSRIVIPDDVRARIETMLSEGSSITISDTGIGPETGDGTDFITVTRSKPRA; this is translated from the coding sequence ATGTTTCAGCGTTTCGCCCTCGCCGTCAGCCTGTCTCTCATGTCCAGCACGGCGCTTGCCGCCGATGGTCCGCTCCAGATCTATATCTCAAAGGCGGAACAGACGCTGACCGTCTACGACGGTGACGAGGTGGTGGCGACGACAAAAGTCTCGACCGGCAAGCCCGGACATACCACGCCATCGGGGATCTTCTCGATCCTGGAGAAGCGCAAGTATCACGAGTCCAACCTCTATTCGAACGCGCCCATGCCCTTCATGCAACGTCTGACCTGGTCGGGCATCGCGTTGCACGAGGGCAAGCTGCCCGGCTATCCGGCCTCGCATGGTTGCGTGCGCCTGCCGAACGGCTTCGCCAAGACGCTCTTTTCCATGACCGAGCGCGGCGCGCATGTGATCATCACCGACGATGCCATAGCGCCAAAGTCCATCACCCACGCCAATCTGTTCACGCCGCGCCTCCCGGTTGACGATGGCGGGCTGCTGTCGGACGTAGAGCTCAGGCCCGGACGTGTCGAGGCGGGGCTGGGCCCCGTCGAAGTGGCCATGAACGCAGTTCCACCGCGCAGCGGTGCCGAGACAAAGGTGACGATCGAGGAACCACCTCCGCTGCGTATCCTGATTACACGACGCACCCAGCGCGACGTCGTGTCCGACGTCCAGCGGCTTCTCGGCACGCTCGGCTTCGATGCCGGCGTTTCCGATGGCTTGCTCGGCACGCGGACCATTGCGGCGGTCAAGGCGTTCAAGGAGAAGCATGAGATAGCAAAGGACGCACAGATCCTGTCTGAGACTTTTCTCGGGACGCTCTATATGCAGGCCGGCGAGGACCACCCGCCGACGGGCCAGCTGATGATCCGGCAGAAATTCGCGCCACTCTTTTCAGCCCCCGTCAACATCCGGGAGCCAGAGAAGGCGCTTGGCACCCATTTCATCGAAGCGACTGCTGTCGATCGCTACAAGCGGAAGGCCGAATGGCGTGGCGTGACGCTCGATGACCACCTTCCTGCATCGACGCAGAAGCGTCTTGGCATCGTCACCCCGGCGGACGACAAGTCGATCTTCTCGGCCGAGGCGGCGCTGTCGCGCATCGTCATCCCGGACGACGTGCGCGCCCGCATCGAAACCATGCTGAGCGAGGGATCCTCGATCACCATCTCGGATACCGGCATCGGCCCGGAGACCGGCGACGGGACGGACTTCATCACCGTGACACGTTCGAAGCCGCGGGCCTGA
- the dnaE gene encoding DNA polymerase III subunit alpha, which translates to MGEDSVDRQASGGLGDGPGFVHLRVHSAYSLLEGALPLKKILGKAVADDQPAIAITDTNNLFVALEFSQKALGDGIQPIIGCQLSIDMEDSTGEKRGGNGHMPDLPSVVVLASDADGYERLVDLVSRAYLGGDAGQPTHVKLSWLEESGTEGLILLTGAGGGPVDRILKDGHKTQAESRLVALKHLFGDRLYVELQRHGDYDRTHERRMVQLAYEHDLPLVATNEAFFPARDDYDAHDALMAVAHNAIVSNDDRFRLTPDHYLKSRADMMKLFADLPEALENSVEIARRCCFVLDTRKPILPRFTGGSDDPEEAEREEALELRRQAEEGLDQRLAALGMAPGYEEKDYRDRLEFELSVIERMKFPGYFLIVSDFIKWAKQHDIPVGPGRGSGAGSLVAYALTITDVDPLRFSLLFERFLNPERVSMPDFDIDFCQERREEVIRYVQRKYGREQVGQIITFGSLQARAALRDVGRVLEMPYGQVDKICKLVPNNPANPTPLSKAIEEEPKLQEAAEEEPVVARLLEIAQKIEGLYRHASTHAAGIVIGDRPLSKLVPMYRDPRSDMPVTQFNMKWVEQAGLVKFDFLGLKTLTVLKTAVDFVEEQRGHKVDLAAIPLDDTLTYEMLSRGETVGVFQVESAGMRKALIGMRPDCIEDIIALVALYRPGPMENIPVYNARKHGEEEIASIHPKIDYLLKETQGVIVYQEQVMQIAQVLSGYSLGEADLLRRAMGKKIKAEMDQQSVRFVDGAMKNGVSKPQANNIFELLAKFANYGFNKSHAAAYAIVSYQTAYMKAHYPVEFLAASMTLDMSNTEKLVDFRQDAGRLGIEVVPPSVQTSYRHFQTGPNRIYYALAALKGVGEGAVDHIVEVRGDKPFDSIEDFCLRIDPKQINRRVFESLIAAGAFDCFGRDRAELVGSIDRIMGYAQRAQENAVSGQSDMFGSGGASGPERIAFAPYTPWLSSEKLMREFQVLGFYLSAHPLDAYRDLLDKLRVQNFADFSVAVKQGASAGRLAGTVISRQERKTRTGNKMGIVTFSDASGQYEAVLFSEGLNQYRDLLEAGKSLVLTVQAEERPEGIGLRIQTAQSLEEQSIRMQKAMRVFVRDSGPLRAVAAHLNARGDGLVSFIVIKDEGQREIEVELTERFRISPEIAAAMRSTPGVLDVELV; encoded by the coding sequence ATGGGCGAGGACAGCGTCGACAGGCAGGCGTCCGGTGGACTGGGTGATGGCCCGGGTTTCGTGCACTTGCGGGTGCATTCTGCCTATTCGCTGCTTGAGGGCGCTCTGCCGCTCAAGAAGATCCTTGGCAAAGCTGTCGCCGACGACCAGCCGGCGATCGCGATCACTGACACAAACAATCTTTTCGTTGCGCTCGAGTTTTCCCAGAAGGCGCTCGGCGATGGCATCCAGCCGATCATCGGCTGCCAGCTGTCGATCGACATGGAAGATTCGACCGGCGAGAAGCGCGGCGGTAATGGCCATATGCCGGATCTGCCGTCGGTTGTGGTCCTGGCCTCCGACGCTGACGGCTATGAGCGCCTCGTGGATCTCGTCAGCCGGGCCTATCTCGGCGGCGACGCGGGGCAGCCGACCCATGTAAAGCTTTCCTGGCTCGAAGAGAGCGGCACCGAGGGCCTGATCCTGTTGACGGGCGCCGGTGGCGGGCCGGTCGATCGTATCCTCAAAGACGGTCACAAGACCCAGGCCGAAAGCCGCCTCGTCGCATTGAAGCACCTGTTCGGCGATCGCCTTTATGTCGAACTGCAGCGCCATGGCGACTATGATCGCACGCATGAGCGGCGCATGGTCCAGCTCGCCTATGAGCATGATCTGCCGCTGGTCGCGACCAACGAGGCTTTCTTCCCGGCCCGCGACGATTACGATGCCCATGACGCCCTGATGGCGGTCGCTCACAATGCCATCGTCTCGAACGACGACCGCTTCCGCCTGACCCCCGATCATTATCTGAAGAGCCGGGCGGACATGATGAAGCTCTTCGCCGACCTGCCGGAAGCGCTGGAGAATTCCGTCGAGATCGCCCGTCGCTGCTGCTTCGTTCTCGATACCCGCAAGCCCATCTTGCCGCGCTTTACCGGTGGCAGCGACGATCCAGAAGAAGCCGAACGAGAGGAAGCACTCGAGCTGCGCCGTCAGGCGGAGGAGGGGCTCGACCAGCGTCTGGCAGCCCTCGGCATGGCGCCGGGCTACGAGGAAAAGGATTATCGTGACCGGCTGGAGTTCGAACTCTCGGTCATCGAACGCATGAAGTTCCCAGGCTACTTCCTGATCGTTTCGGACTTCATCAAATGGGCGAAACAGCATGACATCCCGGTCGGCCCGGGCCGTGGTTCGGGTGCGGGCTCGCTCGTCGCCTATGCCCTGACCATCACCGACGTCGATCCCTTGCGCTTCTCGCTGCTCTTCGAACGCTTCCTCAACCCGGAACGCGTCTCGATGCCCGACTTCGACATCGACTTCTGTCAGGAGCGCCGCGAAGAGGTCATTCGCTACGTTCAGCGCAAGTATGGTCGCGAGCAGGTGGGCCAGATCATCACCTTTGGTTCGCTGCAGGCGCGTGCGGCGCTCCGCGACGTCGGCCGCGTGCTGGAAATGCCCTATGGCCAGGTCGACAAGATCTGCAAGCTGGTGCCGAACAATCCTGCCAATCCGACGCCGCTCTCAAAGGCGATCGAGGAGGAGCCCAAGCTTCAAGAGGCTGCCGAGGAGGAGCCCGTGGTCGCGCGGCTTCTTGAGATAGCCCAGAAGATCGAGGGTCTCTACCGCCACGCCTCGACCCACGCTGCCGGTATCGTCATCGGCGATCGCCCGCTGTCGAAGCTGGTGCCGATGTACCGCGATCCGCGCTCCGACATGCCGGTCACCCAGTTCAACATGAAATGGGTCGAACAGGCCGGTCTCGTTAAGTTCGACTTCCTCGGCCTGAAGACGCTGACTGTCCTGAAGACGGCTGTCGATTTCGTCGAGGAGCAGCGTGGCCACAAGGTCGATCTCGCGGCCATCCCGCTCGATGACACCTTGACCTACGAAATGCTCTCGCGTGGTGAAACGGTCGGCGTGTTCCAGGTAGAAAGTGCCGGCATGCGCAAGGCCCTCATCGGCATGCGCCCCGACTGCATCGAGGACATCATCGCCCTCGTCGCGCTTTATCGTCCGGGCCCGATGGAAAACATCCCGGTCTACAATGCCCGCAAGCATGGCGAAGAGGAGATCGCCTCGATCCATCCCAAGATCGACTATCTGCTCAAGGAAACCCAGGGCGTTATCGTCTACCAGGAACAGGTCATGCAGATCGCGCAGGTCCTGTCGGGCTACTCGCTCGGCGAAGCTGACCTTTTGCGCCGCGCCATGGGTAAGAAGATCAAGGCGGAGATGGACCAGCAGTCGGTCCGTTTCGTCGACGGCGCGATGAAGAATGGGGTCTCCAAGCCACAGGCGAACAACATCTTCGAACTGTTGGCAAAATTCGCCAACTACGGCTTCAACAAGTCGCACGCCGCAGCCTACGCCATCGTCTCCTATCAGACGGCCTACATGAAGGCGCATTATCCGGTCGAGTTCCTCGCGGCATCGATGACGCTCGATATGTCGAACACCGAAAAGCTCGTCGACTTCCGCCAGGATGCCGGCCGCCTCGGCATCGAAGTCGTGCCGCCTTCTGTTCAGACTTCCTATCGTCACTTCCAGACCGGGCCGAACCGCATCTACTACGCGCTCGCCGCACTCAAGGGTGTCGGTGAAGGCGCCGTCGATCACATCGTTGAGGTCCGAGGCGACAAGCCTTTCGACAGCATCGAGGATTTCTGCCTCAGGATCGATCCGAAACAGATCAACCGCCGTGTCTTTGAAAGCCTGATCGCCGCCGGTGCCTTCGACTGCTTCGGTCGCGACCGCGCCGAACTCGTCGGCAGCATCGATCGCATCATGGGTTATGCCCAGCGGGCCCAGGAAAATGCCGTCAGCGGCCAGTCCGACATGTTCGGCTCCGGCGGCGCAAGCGGGCCCGAACGGATCGCCTTTGCACCCTATACGCCCTGGCTTTCCTCGGAAAAGCTGATGCGGGAATTCCAGGTGCTCGGCTTCTATCTCTCCGCTCACCCCCTCGACGCGTACAGAGACCTGCTCGACAAACTGCGCGTCCAGAATTTCGCGGATTTCTCGGTTGCCGTAAAGCAGGGCGCCTCCGCCGGCCGGCTCGCCGGCACCGTCATTTCCCGTCAGGAGCGCAAGACCCGCACTGGCAACAAGATGGGCATCGTCACCTTCTCGGATGCCTCGGGCCAGTATGAAGCGGTTCTCTTCTCGGAAGGTCTCAACCAGTATCGCGACCTGCTCGAGGCCGGCAAGTCGCTGGTGCTGACTGTGCAGGCGGAAGAGCGCCCCGAGGGCATCGGCCTGCGCATCCAGACGGCGCAGTCGCTCGAAGAACAGTCGATCCGCATGCAGAAGGCGATGCGCGTTTTCGTCCGGGATTCCGGTCCCTTGCGCGCCGTCGCTGCACATCTGAACGCAAGGGGCGACGGCCTTGTCTCCTTCATCGTGATCAAGGATGAAGGCCAGCGTGAAATCGAGGTAGAACTGACGGAGCGCTTCCGCATCTCCCCGGAGATCGCCGCCGCCATGCGCTCGACGCCCGGCGTGCTCGACGTAGAACTGGTCTGA
- a CDS encoding response regulator has product MPKKVMIVEDNELNMKLFRDLIEASGYETVQTRNGMEAMDLARRHRPDLILMDIQLPEVSGLEVTKWLKDDPELHVIPVIAVTAFAMKGDEERIRQGGCEAYVSKPISVPKFIETIKTYLGDA; this is encoded by the coding sequence ATGCCGAAAAAAGTGATGATTGTCGAAGACAACGAGCTCAACATGAAGCTCTTCCGCGATCTGATCGAGGCATCCGGCTATGAGACAGTGCAGACCCGCAACGGCATGGAAGCCATGGATCTCGCGCGGCGCCACCGCCCGGATCTGATCTTGATGGACATCCAGTTGCCGGAGGTCTCAGGACTTGAAGTGACCAAGTGGCTGAAGGACGATCCCGAGCTCCACGTGATCCCTGTGATTGCCGTAACGGCATTCGCCATGAAGGGCGATGAGGAGCGGATCCGGCAGGGTGGCTGTGAAGCCTATGTCTCCAAACCCATCTCGGTCCCCAAGTTTATCGAGACGATCAAGACCTATCTCGGAGATGCGTGA
- a CDS encoding DUF3572 domain-containing protein has protein sequence MKNRDIPADAEATAVAVLGWLANEPEMLSRFLALSGVQPTQLRQAVGDPAFLAGMLEFLMQHEPTLMEFCTATDTKPETVVEAYHRYAGPSFDSADF, from the coding sequence ATGAAAAACAGAGATATACCTGCCGATGCCGAAGCCACTGCGGTTGCCGTGCTTGGCTGGTTGGCAAATGAACCGGAGATGCTGTCGCGTTTCCTCGCATTGTCTGGCGTACAGCCGACACAGCTTCGCCAGGCGGTCGGCGACCCGGCCTTTCTCGCCGGCATGCTAGAGTTTCTGATGCAGCACGAACCGACGCTGATGGAATTCTGCACCGCGACGGACACCAAGCCTGAAACGGTGGTCGAGGCCTATCACCGATATGCGGGTCCGAGCTTCGATTCGGCCGATTTCTGA
- a CDS encoding DNA polymerase IV, which translates to MTRAAPDHPGFCRDCLTGQAEGARRCRSCGSPRLVYHSELYDLSIAHIDCDAFYASVEKRDNPELIDKPVIIGGGKRGVVSTACYVARIHGVRSAMPMFKALEACPQAVVIKPDMEKYSRVGREIRAMMEELTPLVQPISIDEAFLDLRGTELLHHDPPARVLARLARRIEQEIGITVSVGLSYCKFLAKVASDLQKPRGFSVIGEAEAVSFLADKPVTMIWGVGKALATTLQADGIRTIGQLQVMDESDLMRRYGSMGQRLARLSRGIDERTVHPNDPAKSVSAETTFFDDIHRLDELVVHLRALSEKVAWRLKRHEIAGQTVVLKLKTADFKLRTRNRRLDDPTQLADRIFRTGMSLLEKETDGTRFRLIGIGVSDLQDPMLADPPDLVDAQAARRAAAEAAMDKLRDKFGKGTVQTGYTFPSKR; encoded by the coding sequence ATGACGCGCGCTGCTCCTGATCACCCTGGCTTTTGTCGTGACTGCCTGACCGGGCAGGCAGAGGGTGCACGGCGCTGTCGTTCCTGCGGCAGCCCGAGGCTCGTCTACCATTCCGAACTCTACGACTTGTCGATCGCCCATATCGATTGTGATGCTTTCTACGCCTCGGTGGAGAAGCGCGACAATCCGGAGCTGATCGACAAGCCCGTGATCATCGGCGGCGGCAAGCGCGGGGTCGTCTCCACCGCCTGCTACGTCGCACGCATCCATGGGGTGCGGTCTGCCATGCCGATGTTCAAGGCTCTCGAAGCCTGTCCGCAGGCCGTGGTCATCAAGCCCGACATGGAGAAGTATTCCCGTGTCGGTCGCGAAATCCGGGCAATGATGGAGGAGCTGACACCGCTCGTGCAGCCGATTTCGATCGACGAGGCCTTTCTCGATCTGCGAGGCACCGAACTGCTGCATCACGATCCGCCGGCCCGGGTGCTGGCAAGGCTTGCCCGACGCATCGAGCAGGAGATCGGCATTACCGTTTCCGTCGGGCTGTCCTACTGCAAGTTCCTCGCCAAGGTCGCTTCCGACCTGCAGAAGCCGCGCGGTTTCTCCGTCATCGGCGAGGCCGAGGCGGTCTCCTTCCTTGCCGACAAGCCGGTCACGATGATCTGGGGTGTCGGAAAGGCACTTGCCACAACGCTACAGGCCGACGGCATCCGAACCATCGGCCAGCTGCAGGTGATGGACGAGAGCGATCTCATGCGCCGCTATGGCTCGATGGGACAGCGTCTGGCGCGTCTGTCCCGCGGCATCGACGAGCGGACGGTGCATCCGAACGACCCGGCCAAGAGCGTCTCGGCCGAGACGACCTTCTTCGACGACATTCACCGGCTCGACGAGCTCGTGGTGCATCTGCGTGCCTTGTCCGAAAAGGTCGCCTGGCGGCTGAAGCGACACGAGATCGCCGGGCAGACCGTCGTCTTGAAGCTCAAGACGGCCGATTTCAAGCTCAGAACGCGCAATCGACGGCTGGATGACCCCACCCAGCTGGCCGATCGGATCTTCCGCACCGGCATGTCGCTGCTGGAGAAGGAAACGGATGGAACGCGATTCCGGCTGATCGGCATCGGCGTCAGCGATCTGCAGGATCCAATGCTTGCCGACCCGCCTGACCTCGTTGATGCCCAGGCAGCAAGGCGGGCAGCGGCAGAGGCGGCGATGGACAAATTGCGCGACAAGTTCGGCAAGGGTACGGTTCAGACGGGTTACACTTTCCCGTCCAAACGATAG
- a CDS encoding PleD family two-component system response regulator: MTARILVVDDIPANVKLLEARLMAEYFDVLTASNGRDALDICDRTQVDVILLDIMMPEMDGFEVCERLKSNPRTAHIPVVMVTALDQPSDRVRGLQAGADDFLTKPVNDLQLISRVKSLVRLKTLTDELRIRHDTTREAGIGDVFRLQEGRLEEQAQVLLVDSRGASQERIIKALKPIAEVSAMSDPQAAVFEAAENAFDLVIVNSNLEDYDPLRLCSQIRSLERTRFIPILLITEQGDEQMIIRALDLGVNDYIVRPLDPNEMIARTLTQVRRKRFNDRLRNSVRQTIELAVTDGLTGLHNRRYLDTHLRTLFARAKVRGRPLTLCITDIDRFKQVNDVYGHDAGDEVLKEFAGRIRSTVRGADLACRFGGEEFVVVMPDTPAEVAATVAERLRGMIEARPFQLRSGETPLMLTASMGIATIGPGIETPEQLLKQADRALYEAKNSGRNRVVGAAA; the protein is encoded by the coding sequence ATGACTGCCCGTATTCTGGTCGTCGATGATATTCCTGCCAACGTCAAGCTGCTCGAAGCGCGGCTGATGGCGGAGTATTTCGACGTGCTGACGGCAAGCAATGGCCGTGATGCGCTGGATATCTGCGATCGCACCCAGGTCGACGTCATCCTCCTCGACATCATGATGCCGGAGATGGACGGATTCGAGGTCTGCGAGCGGCTGAAGTCCAACCCGCGTACGGCGCATATCCCGGTCGTCATGGTCACTGCCCTCGATCAGCCTTCTGATCGTGTCCGCGGTCTGCAGGCCGGTGCCGACGATTTCCTGACGAAGCCGGTCAACGACCTGCAGCTCATCTCCCGGGTGAAGAGCCTGGTGCGCTTGAAGACGCTGACGGACGAGCTGCGCATCCGCCACGACACGACCCGTGAGGCCGGCATCGGTGATGTCTTCAGGCTCCAGGAGGGGCGCCTCGAAGAGCAGGCGCAGGTTCTGCTCGTCGACAGCCGCGGTGCCTCCCAGGAGCGCATTATCAAGGCGCTGAAGCCGATTGCCGAAGTCAGCGCCATGTCAGACCCGCAGGCGGCGGTGTTCGAGGCGGCTGAAAACGCCTTCGATCTGGTCATCGTCAACAGCAATCTCGAAGACTACGACCCCTTGCGTCTCTGCTCGCAGATCCGTTCGCTGGAACGCACCCGCTTCATTCCGATTCTCCTGATCACGGAGCAGGGGGATGAGCAGATGATCATCCGGGCGCTTGATCTCGGCGTGAACGACTACATCGTGCGCCCGCTCGATCCCAACGAAATGATCGCCCGCACGCTGACACAGGTTCGCCGCAAGCGCTTCAACGATCGCCTGCGCAACAGTGTGCGTCAGACGATCGAACTTGCCGTCACCGATGGGCTCACGGGCCTCCACAATCGCCGCTATCTCGATACGCATCTGCGCACACTGTTCGCCCGCGCCAAGGTGCGTGGTCGGCCGCTGACGCTATGCATCACCGATATCGACCGCTTCAAGCAGGTGAACGATGTCTACGGGCACGATGCCGGCGACGAAGTGCTGAAGGAGTTTGCCGGCCGGATCCGCTCGACCGTGCGGGGAGCCGATCTTGCCTGCCGTTTTGGCGGCGAGGAATTCGTCGTCGTGATGCCCGACACACCGGCGGAAGTCGCCGCAACCGTTGCCGAGAGGCTGCGTGGCATGATCGAGGCACGGCCCTTCCAGCTTCGATCGGGTGAGACCCCTCTGATGCTGACAGCATCCATGGGCATTGCCACGATCGGTCCCGGTATCGAAACGCCCGAGCAGCTTCTGAAGCAGGCCGACCGGGCTCTCTATGAAGCGAAGAACTCCGGTCGCAACCGCGTCGTGGGCGCTGCTGCTTGA
- a CDS encoding YoaK family protein — protein MRLLRFAAAHRRTRPNDLLLGTILAFVAGAMNAGGFLAIGHYTSHMTGIVSAIADNLALGLFGLVGAGIALLVSFTLGAACSAVLINWARRHARRQQYAYPLALESGLLIAFAGIGAVVPAASAAAVTALLLCFVMGLQNATITKISGARIRTTHLTGMITDVGIEFGKLAYGRIVRLLDHPPLATDSRKLGILLPIVGMFFVGGLVGALGFKHIGHAFSLPLAALLLVVVSPQLRPRQTATP, from the coding sequence ATGCGGCTCTTGCGGTTTGCCGCCGCCCATCGCCGCACGCGGCCTAACGACCTGCTGCTCGGCACAATCCTGGCTTTTGTCGCGGGCGCGATGAATGCCGGCGGCTTCCTTGCCATCGGTCACTACACCTCGCACATGACCGGCATCGTCTCCGCGATTGCCGACAATCTGGCACTCGGGCTTTTCGGGCTGGTCGGCGCTGGCATCGCACTTCTCGTCAGCTTCACGCTCGGCGCTGCCTGCTCGGCAGTCCTTATCAACTGGGCCCGGCGCCATGCGCGCCGACAGCAATATGCCTATCCGCTGGCGCTCGAATCCGGCCTGCTGATCGCCTTTGCCGGGATCGGCGCCGTCGTGCCGGCGGCTTCAGCCGCAGCGGTGACGGCCCTTCTCCTCTGCTTCGTGATGGGCCTCCAGAATGCGACGATCACCAAGATTTCCGGCGCCCGCATCCGCACCACCCACCTGACCGGCATGATTACCGATGTCGGCATCGAATTCGGCAAGCTCGCCTATGGCCGGATCGTCCGGCTCCTCGATCATCCACCGCTTGCAACGGACAGCCGCAAGCTCGGCATCCTGCTGCCCATCGTTGGCATGTTCTTCGTCGGCGGCCTCGTCGGTGCTCTCGGCTTCAAGCATATCGGCCATGCCTTTTCCCTGCCGCTTGCGGCCCTGCTGCTCGTGGTCGTCTCACCGCAACTGCGACCGCGGCAGACAGCCACCCCGTGA
- a CDS encoding lipoprotein-releasing ABC transporter permease subunit produces MATTAVGKETVDTDKAASARAFSGFERMVAWRYLRARRKEAFISVIAGFSFIGIMLGVATLIIVMAVMNGFRTELVSRILGINGHMIVQAVDQPLTDYAGLAERFAAVPGVTMALPLVEGQTLASGRQGAGTGALVRGIRPDDLTKLTVVSSNIRQGDMVGFATGQGVLIGSRMAAQLGLSAGDTITLVSPEGDITPLGVNPRVKSYPVAAIFEIGMSEYDASIIYMPLEESQLYFNVEGIVQSIELFISDPDAVDELRPLIEEAAGRQIFLTDWRQRNQTFFSALQVERNVMFMILTLIVLVAALNIISGLIMLVKDKASDIAILRTMGATSGAIMRIFFMTGAAIGTAGTLAGVVMGVVVCLNIESIRQFFSWVSGTMLFDPELYFLSQLPADMNASETISVVIMALSLSFMATIFPAWRASRLDPVQALRYE; encoded by the coding sequence ATGGCGACGACGGCCGTTGGCAAAGAGACGGTGGACACGGACAAGGCCGCATCAGCGCGCGCCTTTTCCGGCTTTGAACGCATGGTGGCCTGGCGCTATCTGCGCGCCCGGCGCAAGGAAGCCTTCATTTCCGTCATTGCCGGCTTCTCCTTCATCGGCATAATGCTCGGTGTGGCGACGCTGATCATCGTCATGGCGGTCATGAACGGCTTCCGCACCGAACTCGTCTCGCGCATTCTCGGCATCAATGGCCACATGATCGTTCAAGCCGTCGATCAGCCGCTGACCGATTATGCGGGGCTTGCCGAGCGCTTTGCTGCCGTTCCGGGCGTCACCATGGCGCTGCCGCTGGTTGAAGGCCAGACGCTTGCCTCGGGTCGCCAGGGCGCTGGCACGGGTGCGCTGGTGCGCGGCATCCGTCCGGATGACCTGACCAAGCTCACCGTCGTCTCCTCCAATATCCGACAGGGCGACATGGTCGGCTTTGCCACGGGGCAGGGTGTGCTGATCGGCTCGCGCATGGCAGCACAACTGGGCTTGTCCGCCGGTGATACGATTACGCTGGTTTCGCCCGAAGGCGACATCACGCCGCTCGGCGTCAATCCGCGCGTGAAGTCCTACCCCGTTGCGGCCATCTTCGAGATCGGCATGTCGGAATATGATGCGTCGATCATCTATATGCCGCTTGAGGAATCGCAGCTCTATTTCAACGTCGAAGGCATCGTGCAGTCGATCGAGCTCTTCATTTCGGATCCTGACGCAGTCGACGAACTGCGCCCGCTGATCGAGGAAGCCGCCGGCCGCCAGATCTTCCTGACCGACTGGCGCCAGCGCAACCAGACCTTCTTCTCGGCGCTCCAGGTCGAGCGCAATGTCATGTTCATGATCCTGACGCTGATCGTTCTCGTGGCGGCACTCAACATCATCTCCGGTCTGATCATGCTGGTGAAGGACAAGGCGAGCGACATCGCGATCCTGCGCACCATGGGCGCGACATCGGGCGCCATCATGCGCATCTTCTTCATGACGGGTGCAGCGATCGGCACGGCCGGCACGCTTGCCGGCGTCGTGATGGGTGTGGTCGTGTGTCTCAACATCGAAAGCATCCGCCAGTTCTTCTCCTGGGTGTCGGGAACGATGCTCTTCGATCCCGAGCTTTATTTCCTGAGCCAGCTGCCGGCGGACATGAATGCAAGTGAGACCATCTCGGTGGTCATCATGGCGCTCAGCCTGTCCTTCATGGCCACCATCTTCCCGGCCTGGCGGGCCTCGCGCCTGGATCCTGTCCAGGCCCTGCGTTACGAATGA
- a CDS encoding ABC transporter ATP-binding protein encodes MAKDVVLSLAGIDRHYGQGETVLSILKGADFTLRTGETVALVAPSGTGKSTLLHVAGLLEHPDGGDVTVGGVACQELGDEQRTAIRRKSIGFVYQFHHLLPEFTALENVMMPQLIAGLTKPEAAERAKQLLDYMRVGNRADHRPAELSGGEQQRVAIARAVANAPLVLLADEPTGNLDPETASYVFSALEALVRQSGLSAMIATHNHDIARRMDRCVTLVDGKVVELQV; translated from the coding sequence ATGGCAAAAGACGTGGTTCTCTCGCTTGCCGGCATCGATCGCCATTACGGTCAGGGCGAAACAGTGCTCTCGATCCTGAAAGGTGCGGACTTTACCTTGCGCACTGGCGAGACCGTGGCGCTGGTCGCCCCGTCGGGCACCGGCAAGTCTACGCTTCTGCATGTTGCCGGGCTTCTTGAGCACCCCGATGGCGGCGACGTGACGGTTGGCGGCGTTGCCTGCCAGGAACTGGGCGACGAGCAGCGCACCGCAATTCGCCGAAAGTCGATCGGCTTCGTCTATCAGTTCCACCATCTGCTGCCTGAATTCACCGCGCTGGAAAACGTGATGATGCCGCAGCTGATCGCCGGACTCACCAAGCCGGAGGCCGCCGAACGCGCCAAGCAGCTTCTCGACTATATGCGTGTCGGCAATCGCGCCGATCACCGCCCGGCCGAACTCTCCGGCGGCGAACAGCAGCGCGTGGCGATCGCCCGCGCAGTCGCCAACGCACCGCTGGTGCTGCTTGCCGACGAACCGACCGGCAACCTCGATCCCGAGACGGCAAGTTATGTCTTCTCGGCGCTCGAAGCACTGGTCCGCCAGTCTGGTTTGTCAGCGATGATTGCGACCCACAATCACGACATCGCCCGCCGGATGGACCGCTGCGTCACCCTGGTCGATGGCAAGGTCGTCGAACTCCAGGTCTGA